In Equus asinus isolate D_3611 breed Donkey chromosome 13, EquAss-T2T_v2, whole genome shotgun sequence, one DNA window encodes the following:
- the CAMTA2 gene encoding calmodulin-binding transcription activator 2 isoform X7: MAATFTLPSSPHSIGAATGCSSSDRREWLKWSREELLGQLKPMFHGIKWSCGNGTEEFSVEQLVQQILDTHPTKPAPRTHACLCSGGLGSGSLTHKCSSTKHRIISPKVEPRALTLTSVPQPQPPDPPPLIAPLPPELPKAHTSPSSSSSSSSSSSSGFAEPLEIRPSPPTSRGGSSRGGTAILLLTGLEQRTGGLTPTRHLAPQADPRPSMSLAVVVGSEPSAPPAPPSPAFDPDRFLNSPQRGQTYGGGQGVSPDFPEAEAAHSPCPALEPAAALEPQAAARGPPPQSGAGRRRGNCFFIQDDDSGEELKAQGATPPVPSPPPSPPPSPAPLEPSGRVGRGEALFEGAGGASELEPFSLSSFPDLMGELISDEAPSIPAPTPQLSPALSTITDFSPEWSYPEGGVKVLITGPWTEAAEHYSCVFDHIAVPASLVQPGVLRCYCPAHEVGLVSLQVAGREGPLSASVLFEYRARRFLSLPSTQLDWLSLDDNQFRMSILERLEQMEKRMAEIAAAGQAPCQGPEAPPMQDEGQGPGFEARVVVLVESMIPRSTWRGPERLAHGSPFRGMSLLHLAAAQGYARLIETLSQWRSVQTGSLDLEQEVDPLNVDHFSCTPLMWACALGHLEAAVLLFRWNRQALSIPDSLGRLPLSVAHSRGHVRLARCLEELQRQEASAEPPPALSPPSSSPDTGLSSVSSPSELSDGTFSVTSAYSSAPDGSPPPAPLPASEITMEEVVPGQLSPGTPEGPLLLMDYEATNPKGSPPSPPPLPPAPDGGAAPEDADSPPAVDVISVDMISLAKQIIEATPERIKREDFVGLPEAGAPVRERTGALGLSETMSWLASYLENVDHFPSSAPPSELPFERGRLAIPPAPSWAEFLSASASGKMESDFALLTLSDHEQRELYEAARVIQTAFRKYKGRRLKEQQEVAAAVIQRCYRKYKQLTWIALKFALYKKMTQAAILIQSKFRSYYEQKRFQQSRRAAVLIQQHYRSYRRRPGPPHRPPGSLPARTKGSFLTKKQDQAARKIMRFLRRCRHRMRELKQNQELEGLPQPGLAT; this comes from the exons ATGGCTGCTACGTTCACTCTTCCATCGTCCCCACATTCCATCGGCGCTGCTACTGGCTGCTCCAG CAGCGACCGTCGAGAGTGGCTGAAGTGGTCCCGGGAAGAGCTGCTGGGACAGCTGAAGCCCATGT TTCATGGCATCAAGTGGAGCTGTGGGAACGGGACAGAGGAGTTCTCTGTAGAGCAGCTGGTGCAGCAGATCCTGGACACTCACCCGACCAAGCCTGCACCCCGAACCCATGCCTGTCTCTGCAGTGGGGGCCTTG GTTCCGGGAGCCTTACCCACAAATGCAGCAGCACGAAACACCGAATCATCTCTCCCAAAGTGGAGCCCCGAGCTTTAACCCTGACTTcagtcccccagccccagccccctgaCCCCCCTCCACTGATAGCCCCACTTCCCCCAGAGCTCCCCAAAGCACATACCTCcccatcttcttcttcctcctcctcttcctcttcttcctcaggcTTTGCAGAACCCCTAGAGATCAGACCTAGCCCTCCCACCTCTCGAGGGGGTTCGTCGAGAGGAGGCACCGCTATCCTCCTCCTAACAGGACTGGAGCAGCGAACTGGGGGCTTGACGCCCACCAGGCATTTGGCTCCCCAGGCTGACCCTAGgccttctatgagtttggctgtGGTTGTAGGCTCTGAGCCCTCTGCCCCACCagctcctcccagccctgcctttgACCCTGATCGTTTTCTCAACAGCCCCCAGAGGGGCCAGACCTATGGAGGGGGGCAGGGGGTAAGTCCAGACTTCCCCGAGGCAGAGGCTGCCCATAGCCCTTGTCCTGCCCTAGAGCCTGCTGCTGCCCTGGAGCCCCAAGCAGCTGCTCGGGGTCCCCCTCCACAGTCGGGAGCAGGTAGGAGGAGAGGAAACTGCTTCTTCATTCAAGATGATGACAGTGGAGAGGAGCTCAAGGCCCAGGGGGCCACCCCACCTGTACCTTCACCCCCTCCttcacccccaccctcacctgcCCCCTTGGAGCCATCAGGCAGAGTAGGAAGAGGGGAGGCCTTGTTTGAAGGAGCTGGTGGGGCCAGCGAACTGGAGCccttcagtctttcatcattccCAGACCTTATGGGGGAACTCATCAGTGACGAAGCTCCAAGCATCCCTGCTCCAACCCCCCAGCTCTCTCCTGCTCTTAGCACCATCACTGACTTCTCCCCAGAGTGGTCCTACCCAGAG GGTGGGGTCAAGGTGCTCATCACAGGTCCTTGGACAGAGGCCGCTGAGCATTACTCCTGTGTCTTTGATCACATCGCAGTGCCAGCCTCACTTGTCCAGCCTGGTGTCTTACGCTGCTACTGTCCCG cccatGAGGTAGGGCTGGTGTCTTTGCAGGTAGCAGGGCGGGAGGGGCCCCTTTCTGCTTCTGTGCTCTTTGAGTATCGAGCCCGCCGATTCCTGTCACTTCCTAGTACTCAGCTCGACTGGTTGTCACTGGACG ACAACCAGTTCCGGATGTCCATACTGGAGCGACTAGAGCAGATGGAGAAGCGGATGGCAGAGATTGCAGCAGCTGGGCAGGCACCCTGCCAGGGTCCTGAGGCGCCTCCAATGCAG GATGAAGGCCAGGGGCCTGGGTTCGAGGCACGGGTGGTGGTCTTGGTAGAGAGCATGATCCCACGCTCCACCTGGAGGGGTCCTGAACGTCTGGCCCACGGAAGCCCCTTCCGGGGCATGAGCCTTCTGCACCTGGCCGCTGCCCAGGGCTACGCCCGCCTCATCGAGACCCTGAGCCAGTGGCG GAGTGTGCAGACCGGAAGCTTGGACTTAGAGCAAGAGGTTGACCCACTCAACGTTGATCATTTCTCTTGCACCCCTCTG ATGTGGGCTTGTGCCCTGGGACACCTGGAAGCTGCTGTGCTCCTTTTCCGTTGGAACAGACAGGCACTGAGCATTCCCGACTCTCTGGGCCGTCTACCCCTGTCCGTGGCTCATTCCCGGGGTCATGTGCGCCTTGCCCGCTGCCTTGAAGAACTGCAGAGACAGGAAGCTTCAGCTGAGCCCCCACCTGCCCTGTCGCCACCCTCCTCCAGCCCAGACACTG GTCTGAGTAGTGTCTCCTCGCCTTCGGAGCTATCGGATGGCACTTTCTCCGTCACATCAGCCTATTCTAGTGCCCCAGATGGGAgtcctccccctgctcctctgCCAGCCTCTGAGATTACTATGGAGGAGGTGGTCCCAGGCCAGCTCTCCCCTGGTACCCCGGAGGGCCCCCTACTCCTCATGGACTATGAAGCCACCAACCCCAAAGGCTCCCCACCCTCACCACCTCCTCTTCCACCAGCCCCAGATGGTGGGGCTGCTCCAGAGGATGCTGACAGCCCACCAGCTGTGGATGTGATCTCG GTGGACATGATCTCACTGGCCAAGCAGATCATTGAAGCCACACCAGAGCGGATTAAACGAGAGGACTTCGTGGGGCTGCCTGAGGCTGGAGCCCCAGTGAGGGAGCGGACAGGGGCCCTGGGGCTCAGTGAGACCATGTCCTGGCTGGCTAGCTACCTGGAGAATGTGGACCATTTCCCCAGCTCAGCCCCTCCCAG CGAACTGCCCTTTGAGCGGGGTCGCCTGGCTATCCCTCCAGCACCTTCCTGGGCAGAGTTTCTCTCTGCATCTGCCAGTGGCAAGATGGAGAGTGATTTTGCCTTGCTGACACTATCAGATCATGAGCAGCGGGAGCTGTATGAGGCAGCCCGAGTCATCCAGACAGCCTTCCGAAAGTACAAG GGCCGGCGGCTGAAGGAGCAGCAGGAGGTGGCAGCAGCTGTGATCCAGCGCTGTTACCGGAAGTACAAGCAG CTGACCTGGATTGCACTTAAG TTTGCACTCTATAAGAAGATGACCCAGGCGGCCATCCTGATCCAGAGCAAGTTCCGAAGCTACTATGAACAGAAGCGATTTCAGCAGAGCCGCCGAGCAGCCGTGCTCATCCAGCAGCACTACCGCTCCTACCGCCGCCGGCCCGGGCCTCCCCACCGGCCCCCAGGCAGCCTGCCTGCCCGCACCAA AGGCTCCTTTCTCACCAAGAAGCAGGACCAGGCAGCCCGGAAGATCATGAGATTCCTGCGGCGCTGCCGACACAG gatgagggaactgaagcaGAATCAGGAGCTGGAAGGGCTTCCCCAACCCGGACTGGCCACCTGA
- the CAMTA2 gene encoding calmodulin-binding transcription activator 2 isoform X5, which translates to MNTKDTTEVAENSHHLKIFLPKKLLECLPRCPLLPPERLRWNTNEEIASYLITFEKHDEWLSCAPKTRPQNGSIILYNRKKVKYRKDGYLWKKRRDGKTTREDHMKLKVQGMENPDIVLVHYLNVPALEDCGKGCSPIFCSISSDRREWLKWSREELLGQLKPMFHGIKWSCGNGTEEFSVEQLVQQILDTHPTKPAPRTHACLCSGGLGSGSLTHKCSSTKHRIISPKVEPRALTLTSVPQPQPPDPPPLIAPLPPELPKAHTSPSSSSSSSSSSSSGFAEPLEIRPSPPTSRGGSSRGGTAILLLTGLEQRTGGLTPTRHLAPQADPRPSMSLAVVVGSEPSAPPAPPSPAFDPDRFLNSPQRGQTYGGGQGVSPDFPEAEAAHSPCPALEPAAALEPQAAARGPPPQSGAGRRRGNCFFIQDDDSGEELKAQGATPPVPSPPPSPPPSPAPLEPSGRVGRGEALFEGAGGASELEPFSLSSFPDLMGELISDEAPSIPAPTPQLSPALSTITDFSPEWSYPEGGVKVLITGPWTEAAEHYSCVFDHIAVPASLVQPGVLRCYCPAHEVGLVSLQVAGREGPLSASVLFEYRARRFLSLPSTQLDWLSLDDNQFRMSILERLEQMEKRMAEIAAAGQAPCQGPEAPPMQDEGQGPGFEARVVVLVESMIPRSTWRGPERLAHGSPFRGMSLLHLAAAQGYARLIETLSQWRSVQTGSLDLEQEVDPLNVDHFSCTPLMWACALGHLEAAVLLFRWNRQALSIPDSLGRLPLSVAHSRGHVRLARCLEELQRQEASAEPPPALSPPSSSPDTGLSSVSSPSELSDGTFSVTSAYSSAPDGSPPPAPLPASEITMEEVVPGQLSPGTPEGPLLLMDYEATNPKGSPPSPPPLPPAPDGGAAPEDADSPPAVDVISVDMISLAKQIIEATPERIKREDFVGLPEAGAPVRERTGALGLSETMSWLASYLENVDHFPSSAPPSELPFERGRLAIPPAPSWAEFLSASASGKMESDFALLTLSDHEQRELYEAARVIQTAFRKYKGRRLKEQQEVAAAVIQRCYRKYKQLTWIALKFALYKKMTQAAILIQSKFRSYYEQKRFQQSRRAAVLIQQHYRSYRRRPGPPHRPPGSLPARTKGSFLTKKQDQAARKIMRFLRRCRHRMRELKQNQELEGLPQPGLAT; encoded by the exons ATGAATACCAAGGACACCACCGAGGTTGCTG AGAACAGCCACCACCTGAAGATCTTTCTCCCCAAGAAGCTGCTGGAGTGTCTTCCTCGCTGTCCGCTGCTGCCTCCAGAGCGGCTACGGTGGAATACAAATGAG GAGATTGCATCGTACTTAATCACCTTTGAGAAGCATGATGAGTGGCTATCCTGTGCCCCAAAGACAAG GCCTCAGAATGGCTCCATTATCCTCTACAATCGCAAGAAGGTGAAATACCGGAAAGATGGTTACCTCTGGAAGAAGCGGAGGGATGGGAAGACCACCCGAGAGGACCACATGAAGCTGAAGGTCCAGGGCATGGAG AACCCTGACATCGTCCTTGTGCACTACCTGAATGTCCCAGCCCTGGAGGATTGTGGAAAGGGCTGCAGCCCCATCTTTTGTTCCATCAGCAGCGACCGTCGAGAGTGGCTGAAGTGGTCCCGGGAAGAGCTGCTGGGACAGCTGAAGCCCATGT TTCATGGCATCAAGTGGAGCTGTGGGAACGGGACAGAGGAGTTCTCTGTAGAGCAGCTGGTGCAGCAGATCCTGGACACTCACCCGACCAAGCCTGCACCCCGAACCCATGCCTGTCTCTGCAGTGGGGGCCTTG GTTCCGGGAGCCTTACCCACAAATGCAGCAGCACGAAACACCGAATCATCTCTCCCAAAGTGGAGCCCCGAGCTTTAACCCTGACTTcagtcccccagccccagccccctgaCCCCCCTCCACTGATAGCCCCACTTCCCCCAGAGCTCCCCAAAGCACATACCTCcccatcttcttcttcctcctcctcttcctcttcttcctcaggcTTTGCAGAACCCCTAGAGATCAGACCTAGCCCTCCCACCTCTCGAGGGGGTTCGTCGAGAGGAGGCACCGCTATCCTCCTCCTAACAGGACTGGAGCAGCGAACTGGGGGCTTGACGCCCACCAGGCATTTGGCTCCCCAGGCTGACCCTAGgccttctatgagtttggctgtGGTTGTAGGCTCTGAGCCCTCTGCCCCACCagctcctcccagccctgcctttgACCCTGATCGTTTTCTCAACAGCCCCCAGAGGGGCCAGACCTATGGAGGGGGGCAGGGGGTAAGTCCAGACTTCCCCGAGGCAGAGGCTGCCCATAGCCCTTGTCCTGCCCTAGAGCCTGCTGCTGCCCTGGAGCCCCAAGCAGCTGCTCGGGGTCCCCCTCCACAGTCGGGAGCAGGTAGGAGGAGAGGAAACTGCTTCTTCATTCAAGATGATGACAGTGGAGAGGAGCTCAAGGCCCAGGGGGCCACCCCACCTGTACCTTCACCCCCTCCttcacccccaccctcacctgcCCCCTTGGAGCCATCAGGCAGAGTAGGAAGAGGGGAGGCCTTGTTTGAAGGAGCTGGTGGGGCCAGCGAACTGGAGCccttcagtctttcatcattccCAGACCTTATGGGGGAACTCATCAGTGACGAAGCTCCAAGCATCCCTGCTCCAACCCCCCAGCTCTCTCCTGCTCTTAGCACCATCACTGACTTCTCCCCAGAGTGGTCCTACCCAGAG GGTGGGGTCAAGGTGCTCATCACAGGTCCTTGGACAGAGGCCGCTGAGCATTACTCCTGTGTCTTTGATCACATCGCAGTGCCAGCCTCACTTGTCCAGCCTGGTGTCTTACGCTGCTACTGTCCCG cccatGAGGTAGGGCTGGTGTCTTTGCAGGTAGCAGGGCGGGAGGGGCCCCTTTCTGCTTCTGTGCTCTTTGAGTATCGAGCCCGCCGATTCCTGTCACTTCCTAGTACTCAGCTCGACTGGTTGTCACTGGACG ACAACCAGTTCCGGATGTCCATACTGGAGCGACTAGAGCAGATGGAGAAGCGGATGGCAGAGATTGCAGCAGCTGGGCAGGCACCCTGCCAGGGTCCTGAGGCGCCTCCAATGCAG GATGAAGGCCAGGGGCCTGGGTTCGAGGCACGGGTGGTGGTCTTGGTAGAGAGCATGATCCCACGCTCCACCTGGAGGGGTCCTGAACGTCTGGCCCACGGAAGCCCCTTCCGGGGCATGAGCCTTCTGCACCTGGCCGCTGCCCAGGGCTACGCCCGCCTCATCGAGACCCTGAGCCAGTGGCG GAGTGTGCAGACCGGAAGCTTGGACTTAGAGCAAGAGGTTGACCCACTCAACGTTGATCATTTCTCTTGCACCCCTCTG ATGTGGGCTTGTGCCCTGGGACACCTGGAAGCTGCTGTGCTCCTTTTCCGTTGGAACAGACAGGCACTGAGCATTCCCGACTCTCTGGGCCGTCTACCCCTGTCCGTGGCTCATTCCCGGGGTCATGTGCGCCTTGCCCGCTGCCTTGAAGAACTGCAGAGACAGGAAGCTTCAGCTGAGCCCCCACCTGCCCTGTCGCCACCCTCCTCCAGCCCAGACACTG GTCTGAGTAGTGTCTCCTCGCCTTCGGAGCTATCGGATGGCACTTTCTCCGTCACATCAGCCTATTCTAGTGCCCCAGATGGGAgtcctccccctgctcctctgCCAGCCTCTGAGATTACTATGGAGGAGGTGGTCCCAGGCCAGCTCTCCCCTGGTACCCCGGAGGGCCCCCTACTCCTCATGGACTATGAAGCCACCAACCCCAAAGGCTCCCCACCCTCACCACCTCCTCTTCCACCAGCCCCAGATGGTGGGGCTGCTCCAGAGGATGCTGACAGCCCACCAGCTGTGGATGTGATCTCG GTGGACATGATCTCACTGGCCAAGCAGATCATTGAAGCCACACCAGAGCGGATTAAACGAGAGGACTTCGTGGGGCTGCCTGAGGCTGGAGCCCCAGTGAGGGAGCGGACAGGGGCCCTGGGGCTCAGTGAGACCATGTCCTGGCTGGCTAGCTACCTGGAGAATGTGGACCATTTCCCCAGCTCAGCCCCTCCCAG CGAACTGCCCTTTGAGCGGGGTCGCCTGGCTATCCCTCCAGCACCTTCCTGGGCAGAGTTTCTCTCTGCATCTGCCAGTGGCAAGATGGAGAGTGATTTTGCCTTGCTGACACTATCAGATCATGAGCAGCGGGAGCTGTATGAGGCAGCCCGAGTCATCCAGACAGCCTTCCGAAAGTACAAG GGCCGGCGGCTGAAGGAGCAGCAGGAGGTGGCAGCAGCTGTGATCCAGCGCTGTTACCGGAAGTACAAGCAG CTGACCTGGATTGCACTTAAG TTTGCACTCTATAAGAAGATGACCCAGGCGGCCATCCTGATCCAGAGCAAGTTCCGAAGCTACTATGAACAGAAGCGATTTCAGCAGAGCCGCCGAGCAGCCGTGCTCATCCAGCAGCACTACCGCTCCTACCGCCGCCGGCCCGGGCCTCCCCACCGGCCCCCAGGCAGCCTGCCTGCCCGCACCAA AGGCTCCTTTCTCACCAAGAAGCAGGACCAGGCAGCCCGGAAGATCATGAGATTCCTGCGGCGCTGCCGACACAG gatgagggaactgaagcaGAATCAGGAGCTGGAAGGGCTTCCCCAACCCGGACTGGCCACCTGA
- the CAMTA2 gene encoding calmodulin-binding transcription activator 2 isoform X6, whose product MNTKDTTEVAENSHHLKIFLPKKLLECLPRCPLLPPERLRWNTNEEIASYLITFEKHDEWLSCAPKTRPQNGSIILYNRKKVKYRKDGYLWKKRRDGKTTREDHMKLKVQGMENPDIVLVHYLNVPALEDCGKGCSPIFCSISSDRREWLKWSREELLGQLKPMFHGIKWSCGNGTEEFSVEQLVQQILDTHPTKPAPRTHACLCSGGLGSGSLTHKCSSTKHRIISPKVEPRALTLTSVPQPQPPDPPPLIAPLPPELPKAHTSPSSSSSSSSSSSSGFAEPLEIRPSPPTSRGGSSRGGTAILLLTGLEQRTGGLTPTRHLAPQADPRPSMSLAVVVGSEPSAPPAPPSPAFDPDRFLNSPQRGQTYGGGQGVSPDFPEAEAAHSPCPALEPAAALEPQAAARGPPPQSGAGRRRGNCFFIQDDDSGEELKAQGATPPVPSPPPSPPPSPAPLEPSGRVGRGEALFEGAGGASELEPFSLSSFPDLMGELISDEAPSIPAPTPQLSPALSTITDFSPEWSYPEGGVKVLITGPWTEAAEHYSCVFDHIAVPASLVQPGVLRCYCPAHEVGLVSLQVAGREGPLSASVLFEYRARRFLSLPSTQLDWLSLDDNQFRMSILERLEQMEKRMAEIAAAGQAPCQGPEAPPMQDEGQGPGFEARVVVLVESMIPRSTWRGPERLAHGSPFRGMSLLHLAAAQGYARLIETLSQWRSVQTGSLDLEQEVDPLNVDHFSCTPLMWACALGHLEAAVLLFRWNRQALSIPDSLGRLPLSVAHSRGHVRLARCLEELQRQEASAEPPPALSPPSSSPDTGLSSVSSPSELSDGTFSVTSAYSSAPDGSPPPAPLPASEITMEEVVPGQLSPGTPEGPLLLMDYEATNPKGSPPSPPPLPPAPDGGAAPEDADSPPAVDVISVDMISLAKQIIEATPERIKREDFVGLPEAGAPVRERTGALGLSETMSWLASYLENVDHFPSSAPPSELPFERGRLAIPPAPSWAEFLSASASGKMESDFALLTLSDHEQRELYEAARVIQTAFRKYKGRRLKEQQEVAAAVIQRCYRKYKQFALYKKMTQAAILIQSKFRSYYEQKRFQQSRRAAVLIQQHYRSYRRRPGPPHRPPGSLPARTKGSFLTKKQDQAARKIMRFLRRCRHRMRELKQNQELEGLPQPGLAT is encoded by the exons ATGAATACCAAGGACACCACCGAGGTTGCTG AGAACAGCCACCACCTGAAGATCTTTCTCCCCAAGAAGCTGCTGGAGTGTCTTCCTCGCTGTCCGCTGCTGCCTCCAGAGCGGCTACGGTGGAATACAAATGAG GAGATTGCATCGTACTTAATCACCTTTGAGAAGCATGATGAGTGGCTATCCTGTGCCCCAAAGACAAG GCCTCAGAATGGCTCCATTATCCTCTACAATCGCAAGAAGGTGAAATACCGGAAAGATGGTTACCTCTGGAAGAAGCGGAGGGATGGGAAGACCACCCGAGAGGACCACATGAAGCTGAAGGTCCAGGGCATGGAG AACCCTGACATCGTCCTTGTGCACTACCTGAATGTCCCAGCCCTGGAGGATTGTGGAAAGGGCTGCAGCCCCATCTTTTGTTCCATCAGCAGCGACCGTCGAGAGTGGCTGAAGTGGTCCCGGGAAGAGCTGCTGGGACAGCTGAAGCCCATGT TTCATGGCATCAAGTGGAGCTGTGGGAACGGGACAGAGGAGTTCTCTGTAGAGCAGCTGGTGCAGCAGATCCTGGACACTCACCCGACCAAGCCTGCACCCCGAACCCATGCCTGTCTCTGCAGTGGGGGCCTTG GTTCCGGGAGCCTTACCCACAAATGCAGCAGCACGAAACACCGAATCATCTCTCCCAAAGTGGAGCCCCGAGCTTTAACCCTGACTTcagtcccccagccccagccccctgaCCCCCCTCCACTGATAGCCCCACTTCCCCCAGAGCTCCCCAAAGCACATACCTCcccatcttcttcttcctcctcctcttcctcttcttcctcaggcTTTGCAGAACCCCTAGAGATCAGACCTAGCCCTCCCACCTCTCGAGGGGGTTCGTCGAGAGGAGGCACCGCTATCCTCCTCCTAACAGGACTGGAGCAGCGAACTGGGGGCTTGACGCCCACCAGGCATTTGGCTCCCCAGGCTGACCCTAGgccttctatgagtttggctgtGGTTGTAGGCTCTGAGCCCTCTGCCCCACCagctcctcccagccctgcctttgACCCTGATCGTTTTCTCAACAGCCCCCAGAGGGGCCAGACCTATGGAGGGGGGCAGGGGGTAAGTCCAGACTTCCCCGAGGCAGAGGCTGCCCATAGCCCTTGTCCTGCCCTAGAGCCTGCTGCTGCCCTGGAGCCCCAAGCAGCTGCTCGGGGTCCCCCTCCACAGTCGGGAGCAGGTAGGAGGAGAGGAAACTGCTTCTTCATTCAAGATGATGACAGTGGAGAGGAGCTCAAGGCCCAGGGGGCCACCCCACCTGTACCTTCACCCCCTCCttcacccccaccctcacctgcCCCCTTGGAGCCATCAGGCAGAGTAGGAAGAGGGGAGGCCTTGTTTGAAGGAGCTGGTGGGGCCAGCGAACTGGAGCccttcagtctttcatcattccCAGACCTTATGGGGGAACTCATCAGTGACGAAGCTCCAAGCATCCCTGCTCCAACCCCCCAGCTCTCTCCTGCTCTTAGCACCATCACTGACTTCTCCCCAGAGTGGTCCTACCCAGAG GGTGGGGTCAAGGTGCTCATCACAGGTCCTTGGACAGAGGCCGCTGAGCATTACTCCTGTGTCTTTGATCACATCGCAGTGCCAGCCTCACTTGTCCAGCCTGGTGTCTTACGCTGCTACTGTCCCG cccatGAGGTAGGGCTGGTGTCTTTGCAGGTAGCAGGGCGGGAGGGGCCCCTTTCTGCTTCTGTGCTCTTTGAGTATCGAGCCCGCCGATTCCTGTCACTTCCTAGTACTCAGCTCGACTGGTTGTCACTGGACG ACAACCAGTTCCGGATGTCCATACTGGAGCGACTAGAGCAGATGGAGAAGCGGATGGCAGAGATTGCAGCAGCTGGGCAGGCACCCTGCCAGGGTCCTGAGGCGCCTCCAATGCAG GATGAAGGCCAGGGGCCTGGGTTCGAGGCACGGGTGGTGGTCTTGGTAGAGAGCATGATCCCACGCTCCACCTGGAGGGGTCCTGAACGTCTGGCCCACGGAAGCCCCTTCCGGGGCATGAGCCTTCTGCACCTGGCCGCTGCCCAGGGCTACGCCCGCCTCATCGAGACCCTGAGCCAGTGGCG GAGTGTGCAGACCGGAAGCTTGGACTTAGAGCAAGAGGTTGACCCACTCAACGTTGATCATTTCTCTTGCACCCCTCTG ATGTGGGCTTGTGCCCTGGGACACCTGGAAGCTGCTGTGCTCCTTTTCCGTTGGAACAGACAGGCACTGAGCATTCCCGACTCTCTGGGCCGTCTACCCCTGTCCGTGGCTCATTCCCGGGGTCATGTGCGCCTTGCCCGCTGCCTTGAAGAACTGCAGAGACAGGAAGCTTCAGCTGAGCCCCCACCTGCCCTGTCGCCACCCTCCTCCAGCCCAGACACTG GTCTGAGTAGTGTCTCCTCGCCTTCGGAGCTATCGGATGGCACTTTCTCCGTCACATCAGCCTATTCTAGTGCCCCAGATGGGAgtcctccccctgctcctctgCCAGCCTCTGAGATTACTATGGAGGAGGTGGTCCCAGGCCAGCTCTCCCCTGGTACCCCGGAGGGCCCCCTACTCCTCATGGACTATGAAGCCACCAACCCCAAAGGCTCCCCACCCTCACCACCTCCTCTTCCACCAGCCCCAGATGGTGGGGCTGCTCCAGAGGATGCTGACAGCCCACCAGCTGTGGATGTGATCTCG GTGGACATGATCTCACTGGCCAAGCAGATCATTGAAGCCACACCAGAGCGGATTAAACGAGAGGACTTCGTGGGGCTGCCTGAGGCTGGAGCCCCAGTGAGGGAGCGGACAGGGGCCCTGGGGCTCAGTGAGACCATGTCCTGGCTGGCTAGCTACCTGGAGAATGTGGACCATTTCCCCAGCTCAGCCCCTCCCAG CGAACTGCCCTTTGAGCGGGGTCGCCTGGCTATCCCTCCAGCACCTTCCTGGGCAGAGTTTCTCTCTGCATCTGCCAGTGGCAAGATGGAGAGTGATTTTGCCTTGCTGACACTATCAGATCATGAGCAGCGGGAGCTGTATGAGGCAGCCCGAGTCATCCAGACAGCCTTCCGAAAGTACAAG GGCCGGCGGCTGAAGGAGCAGCAGGAGGTGGCAGCAGCTGTGATCCAGCGCTGTTACCGGAAGTACAAGCAG TTTGCACTCTATAAGAAGATGACCCAGGCGGCCATCCTGATCCAGAGCAAGTTCCGAAGCTACTATGAACAGAAGCGATTTCAGCAGAGCCGCCGAGCAGCCGTGCTCATCCAGCAGCACTACCGCTCCTACCGCCGCCGGCCCGGGCCTCCCCACCGGCCCCCAGGCAGCCTGCCTGCCCGCACCAA AGGCTCCTTTCTCACCAAGAAGCAGGACCAGGCAGCCCGGAAGATCATGAGATTCCTGCGGCGCTGCCGACACAG gatgagggaactgaagcaGAATCAGGAGCTGGAAGGGCTTCCCCAACCCGGACTGGCCACCTGA